In one window of Brenneria goodwinii DNA:
- a CDS encoding gamma-glutamyltransferase family protein — MMQSNIAPLGMAVTPHHLASASAQAILRDGGDAIEAMVAAAATISVVYPHMSGLGGDGFWLILPPQGEPIAINAAGAAGQLASRDFYQGESQIPHRGPKAALTVAGTVGGWQEALKFSQELGGSPLPISRLLADAIRYAADGIPITQSQEDALTQHYNELIYLQEFERVFMPQGTIPRAGSRFTQPELAGTLTLLTLEGLDSFYRGSLAKHFAAQMAKLGMPVTGDDLANYHARRTTPLRLKHSKGDIYNLAPPTQGLVSLAILGLTDHLELADLNDSQTVHRIVESTKLAFKLRDRFITDPNMMTPDVQELLDPDKLGIMAHEIDTRQAAPWDAGDGPGDTVWMGVCDSSGLCVSFIQSLYHEFGSGVVLPGTGVLWQNRGATFSLDPHHPLALKPGKQPFHTLNPAAARLSDGRTMVYGAMGGDGQPQTQAALFIRHVLQGLSLQQAITAPRWLLGRTWGQSSDTLKLEDRFKPATVDALRALGHDVELLNGFSDAVGHAGAIVRHTHGMLEGAFDPRSNGSAAGF; from the coding sequence ATGATGCAAAGTAATATCGCGCCATTGGGCATGGCGGTGACGCCACATCACTTAGCCAGCGCCAGCGCTCAGGCTATTCTGCGTGACGGCGGCGACGCCATTGAAGCGATGGTGGCGGCGGCGGCGACCATCTCAGTGGTTTACCCTCATATGAGCGGGCTCGGCGGTGATGGTTTCTGGTTAATTCTGCCGCCGCAGGGCGAACCGATCGCCATAAATGCCGCTGGCGCGGCAGGTCAGCTTGCCAGCCGTGATTTTTACCAGGGGGAATCGCAGATCCCCCATCGCGGCCCCAAAGCTGCCCTCACCGTGGCCGGAACCGTCGGGGGCTGGCAAGAAGCCCTGAAGTTCTCTCAGGAATTGGGCGGCTCGCCACTGCCGATTTCGCGCCTGCTGGCCGACGCCATCCGTTATGCCGCAGACGGCATCCCCATCACCCAGTCGCAGGAAGATGCGCTGACGCAGCACTATAATGAGCTGATCTATCTTCAGGAGTTCGAGCGCGTTTTTATGCCTCAGGGGACGATCCCGCGTGCCGGCAGCCGTTTTACTCAACCGGAGCTGGCCGGGACGCTGACGCTGTTGACGCTGGAAGGTCTGGACAGCTTCTATCGCGGCTCGCTGGCAAAACACTTCGCCGCCCAGATGGCGAAACTGGGCATGCCGGTAACCGGCGACGACCTGGCCAACTATCATGCCAGACGCACCACGCCGCTACGCCTAAAACACAGCAAGGGCGATATTTATAATCTCGCCCCGCCGACTCAGGGTCTGGTGTCATTAGCTATCCTCGGCTTAACCGACCATCTGGAGCTAGCGGATTTAAACGACAGTCAAACCGTTCACCGTATTGTTGAATCCACCAAGCTGGCTTTCAAGTTGCGCGACCGTTTTATTACCGATCCCAACATGATGACGCCGGACGTTCAGGAACTGCTGGATCCCGACAAACTGGGCATCATGGCCCACGAGATCGATACCCGTCAGGCCGCGCCCTGGGACGCGGGAGACGGCCCCGGCGATACCGTCTGGATGGGCGTATGCGACAGTAGCGGACTTTGCGTTTCCTTTATTCAGAGTCTCTATCATGAATTCGGCAGCGGCGTCGTACTGCCGGGTACCGGCGTGCTCTGGCAGAATCGCGGAGCCACTTTCAGTCTCGATCCTCACCACCCGCTGGCGCTGAAGCCGGGCAAACAACCGTTCCATACGTTGAATCCGGCAGCGGCGAGATTGTCTGACGGCCGCACCATGGTTTATGGCGCGATGGGCGGCGATGGACAACCCCAAACTCAGGCTGCGCTGTTTATTCGCCATGTGCTTCAGGGATTATCCTTGCAGCAGGCGATTACCGCTCCCCGCTGGCTGTTGGGCCGCACCTGGGGACAATCGTCCGATACCTTAAAGCTAGAGGATCGATTTAAGCCCGCCACCGTTGATGCGCTGAGAGCCTTGGGCCATGACGTCGAATTACTGAACGGCTTTAGCGACGCCGTCGGTCACGCCGGCGCGATCGTCCGTCATACCCACGGCATGCTGGAAGGGGCGTTCGATCCGCGCAGTAACGGCAGCGCCGCTGGTTTTTAA
- the mprA gene encoding transcriptional repressor MprA — protein sequence MDSSFTPIEKMLSLRVSRKPDFPYREVLLLRLCMHMQSKILEHRNKILKDQGINETLFMALLTLESQESYSIQPSELSAALGSSRTNATRIADELEKRGWIERRESSSDRRCLHLHMTEEGKNFLGQLLPPQHKSLHFLWSTLSNDEQKQLETLMRKLLARIDEMEKTENL from the coding sequence ATGGATAGTTCGTTTACTCCCATAGAGAAAATGCTGAGCCTGCGTGTTTCACGTAAACCCGATTTCCCATACCGGGAAGTCCTGCTGTTACGTTTATGCATGCATATGCAAAGCAAAATACTAGAGCACAGAAATAAAATACTGAAAGATCAGGGCATTAATGAAACCTTATTCATGGCTCTCCTCACGTTGGAATCACAGGAGTCTTACAGTATTCAACCTTCAGAGCTCAGTGCCGCATTGGGATCATCACGGACTAACGCCACGCGTATTGCTGATGAATTGGAAAAAAGAGGTTGGATTGAAAGGCGCGAAAGCAGTAGCGATCGGCGCTGCTTGCACCTGCATATGACAGAAGAAGGCAAGAATTTCCTTGGTCAACTACTTCCCCCGCAGCATAAAAGCCTCCATTTTCTCTGGTCTACGCTCAGTAATGATGAGCAAAAACAGCTTGAAACATTAATGAGAAAGCTGTTGGCCCGAATAGATGAAATGGAAAAAACCGAAAATCTTTAA
- a CDS encoding MFS transporter, whose product MSQHKAFNAPFLLAAIGIYLSYFLHGISVITLAQNMTHLAEKFNTDSAGIAYVISGIGLGRLICILFFGVISDKFGRRSVIFLGIALYILFFFGILVSPNLIVAFILAFCVGAANAALDTGGYPALMECYPKTSGSAVILLKAMVSFGQMFYPMLVSYLLVSHLWYGYAMVIPGVLFVLVTLLVIKSKFPSQTVDANIAKELPQMDSKPLAWLEGAASVVFGVAAFSTFYVIVVWMPKYAMAFAGMAEAEALKTISYYSLGSLLCVFIFAFLLKSMVRPVWANVFNTGLSVIAAAIIYLYPSPLVCIVGSFIIGFSAAGGILQLGVSVMSEFFPKSKAKVTSIYMMMGGLANFIIPLITGYLSNVGLQYIILLDAVFAAIAFVTAIIVFVRYYKVFKIPEKDLRLGERFFQ is encoded by the coding sequence ATGAGCCAGCATAAGGCCTTCAATGCGCCATTTTTATTAGCCGCCATAGGTATATATCTGAGCTATTTTCTTCATGGCATCAGTGTTATTACTCTAGCGCAGAATATGACCCATTTAGCAGAAAAGTTTAACACGGATAGTGCCGGAATTGCTTACGTGATTTCGGGGATAGGACTGGGAAGGCTGATCTGTATCCTGTTCTTCGGCGTTATTTCTGACAAATTCGGCAGACGCTCGGTTATTTTTCTGGGCATAGCGTTATATATCCTGTTCTTCTTTGGCATTCTCGTCAGCCCTAATCTGATTGTCGCGTTTATTCTGGCTTTCTGCGTCGGTGCGGCGAATGCGGCATTAGACACGGGAGGATATCCGGCGTTGATGGAGTGTTATCCTAAAACCTCGGGGTCTGCCGTGATCCTGCTTAAAGCGATGGTCTCTTTCGGACAGATGTTCTACCCCATGTTAGTCAGCTACCTGCTGGTAAGTCATCTTTGGTATGGCTATGCGATGGTCATTCCGGGCGTCCTGTTTGTTTTGGTCACGCTATTGGTGATCAAAAGCAAATTTCCCAGTCAGACTGTCGATGCCAATATCGCCAAAGAATTGCCCCAAATGGATAGTAAACCGCTGGCATGGTTGGAAGGGGCGGCCTCTGTGGTATTTGGCGTTGCCGCATTTTCAACATTTTATGTCATCGTGGTCTGGATGCCGAAATATGCGATGGCCTTTGCCGGCATGGCGGAAGCAGAGGCATTAAAAACCATCTCCTACTATAGCCTGGGGTCATTGTTGTGCGTATTTATCTTCGCTTTTCTGCTTAAAAGTATGGTTCGTCCGGTGTGGGCCAATGTATTTAATACTGGCCTGTCTGTTATTGCCGCAGCCATTATCTATCTCTATCCGTCCCCGCTTGTTTGTATTGTTGGGTCGTTTATTATTGGCTTCTCTGCCGCTGGCGGGATATTACAGCTCGGCGTTTCTGTTATGTCCGAGTTTTTCCCGAAAAGCAAAGCCAAAGTTACCAGCATTTATATGATGATGGGTGGATTAGCCAACTTTATTATTCCACTGATTACCGGTTATTTATCAAATGTCGGGCTGCAATACATCATATTACTGGATGCCGTATTCGCTGCTATTGCCTTTGTTACCGCGATAATCGTTTTCGTTCGCTACTATAAGGTTTTCAAAATTCCAGAAAAAGACCTGCGTTTGGGTGAGCGTTTTTTTCAATAA
- a CDS encoding YdiL family protein: MNHLELQALRQIFFMSIDEASTYIAGDENSERWRQWEKGEQDIPLSVIKILTLMNTKRKERINAIIEKINNRIGNNTMRFFPDYDAFRAVYIEGDYLEWKIYQSVAAELYSHNLERLC, encoded by the coding sequence ATGAATCATTTGGAACTACAGGCTCTGCGTCAAATTTTTTTTATGAGTATCGACGAAGCCTCAACTTATATTGCCGGTGATGAAAACAGCGAAAGGTGGCGGCAATGGGAGAAGGGGGAGCAAGACATTCCACTTTCCGTTATAAAAATCCTGACCTTAATGAATACAAAGCGAAAAGAAAGGATCAACGCCATCATTGAAAAGATAAATAATCGTATCGGGAATAACACCATGCGTTTTTTCCCCGATTACGACGCGTTTCGGGCGGTCTATATCGAAGGTGATTATTTAGAGTGGAAAATATATCAGTCCGTCGCGGCCGAACTCTATTCTCATAATCTGGAACGGTTGTGCTAA
- the proW gene encoding glycine betaine/L-proline ABC transporter permease ProW produces the protein MSKSTTNPWESSTAPEQNADQHSAAAQSDPWAASTQNSPQAESSAAPDAGSQSDPWSTAAPAQDAPANGADAWSTTPPDGGSADAAQGANDWLNSAPTDTPEHFSLLDPFKDTLIPLDHWVTHGIDWMVLHFRPLFQGIRVPVDFILSTFQQLLLGMPAPIAILIFSLIAWQVSSFGMGVAALISLVIIGAIGAWSQAMVTLALVLTALFFCLLIGLPIGIWLARSERAAKIIRPLLDAMQTTPAFVYLVPIVMLFGIGNVPGVVVTIIFALPPIIRLTILGIRQVPADLIEAAESFGASPRQMLFKVQLPLAMPTIMAGVNQTLMLALSMVVIASMIAVGGLGQMVLRGIGRLDMGLAAVGGVGIVILAIILDRLTQSLGRDRRSKGNKSWYTTGPIGLVTRPFIKQ, from the coding sequence ATGAGTAAATCAACAACCAATCCATGGGAAAGCAGCACCGCGCCTGAGCAAAACGCCGACCAACACAGCGCGGCGGCGCAGAGCGATCCCTGGGCGGCGTCGACCCAGAATTCACCGCAGGCGGAAAGTAGCGCCGCGCCCGATGCCGGATCGCAAAGCGACCCCTGGTCCACTGCCGCACCCGCGCAGGATGCGCCGGCCAACGGAGCGGACGCCTGGAGCACCACGCCGCCAGACGGCGGCTCAGCGGATGCGGCTCAGGGCGCCAACGACTGGCTGAACAGCGCGCCGACCGATACGCCGGAGCACTTCAGCCTGCTCGATCCGTTTAAAGATACGCTGATTCCGTTGGATCACTGGGTAACCCATGGGATCGACTGGATGGTGCTGCACTTCAGACCCCTGTTCCAGGGGATCCGCGTTCCGGTCGACTTCATCCTGAGCACGTTTCAACAATTACTGCTCGGTATGCCTGCGCCGATCGCTATCCTGATCTTCTCGCTGATCGCCTGGCAAGTCTCCAGTTTCGGGATGGGGGTCGCCGCGCTAATTTCACTGGTTATCATTGGCGCCATCGGCGCATGGTCGCAGGCAATGGTGACGCTGGCATTGGTATTGACCGCCCTGTTCTTCTGCCTGCTAATCGGGCTGCCGATAGGGATTTGGCTGGCTCGCAGCGAACGAGCGGCCAAAATTATCCGCCCGCTGCTGGATGCGATGCAGACCACGCCGGCCTTTGTCTATCTGGTGCCGATCGTCATGCTATTCGGTATTGGCAACGTACCTGGCGTGGTGGTCACCATTATCTTTGCCCTGCCGCCGATTATTCGTCTGACGATTCTGGGTATCCGTCAGGTGCCGGCCGATCTGATTGAAGCGGCGGAGTCCTTTGGCGCCAGCCCTCGTCAGATGCTGTTTAAAGTTCAGCTGCCGCTGGCGATGCCAACCATCATGGCAGGCGTGAACCAGACGTTAATGCTGGCGCTGTCGATGGTGGTGATTGCTTCAATGATCGCCGTGGGTGGCTTGGGACAAATGGTGCTGCGCGGCATTGGCCGTCTGGATATGGGATTAGCGGCTGTCGGCGGCGTCGGCATCGTTATTCTGGCTATTATCCTCGATCGCCTGACCCAGTCTCTGGGCCGCGACAGACGCAGCAAGGGCAATAAAAGCTGGTATACCACAGGCCCAATCGGCCTGGTAACCCGTCCTTTCATCAAGCAGTAA
- the proV gene encoding glycine betaine/L-proline ABC transporter ATP-binding protein ProV, with product MAIKLEVKHLYKIFGEHPNRAFKLIDKGLTKDQIFEKTGLTVGVKDANLAIEEGEIFVIMGLSGSGKSTMVRLLNRLIEPTRGQVLIDGEDIAQISDAALRDVRRKKISMVFQSFALMPHLNILHNTAFGMELAGIEKTEREQKAMDALQQVGLEAYANSYPDELSGGMRQRVGLARALANDPDILLMDEAFSALDPLIRTEMQDELIKLQSRNQRTIIFISHDLDEAMRIGDRIAIMHGGEVIQVGTPDEILNNPANDYVRTFFRGVDVSHVFSAKDIARRRPVTLIRKTPAVGPRSALKILQDEDRDYGYVLERGQKFIGVVSIDSLKQALKEQQPLEHALLSDPAPVPADMSLNELISQVAQAPCAVPVIGENNEYIGIISKGMLLQALDKEGATNE from the coding sequence ATGGCAATTAAACTAGAAGTAAAACACCTTTATAAAATATTTGGCGAACACCCTAACAGAGCATTTAAACTGATCGACAAAGGCCTGACTAAAGATCAGATATTTGAAAAAACGGGTCTTACCGTCGGAGTCAAAGATGCCAATCTGGCCATTGAAGAAGGCGAGATATTTGTCATCATGGGATTATCCGGTTCCGGCAAATCAACCATGGTACGCCTTCTCAATCGTCTGATAGAACCTACTCGTGGTCAGGTTCTGATTGATGGCGAGGATATCGCCCAAATATCCGACGCAGCGCTGCGCGACGTGCGGCGTAAAAAAATCAGTATGGTATTCCAGTCTTTCGCCTTAATGCCGCACCTGAATATCCTCCACAATACCGCTTTTGGTATGGAGTTGGCCGGGATAGAGAAAACGGAACGCGAACAAAAGGCGATGGATGCGCTGCAACAGGTTGGTCTGGAAGCTTACGCCAATTCCTACCCGGATGAACTGTCGGGCGGGATGCGTCAACGCGTCGGATTGGCGCGGGCGCTGGCGAACGACCCGGATATTCTGCTGATGGATGAGGCTTTTTCCGCCCTCGATCCGCTGATCCGTACAGAAATGCAGGATGAGCTGATCAAGCTCCAGTCCCGTAATCAGCGTACCATCATCTTTATCTCGCACGATCTGGATGAAGCAATGCGTATCGGCGATCGTATCGCCATCATGCATGGCGGTGAAGTGATCCAGGTGGGTACGCCGGATGAAATTCTGAACAACCCGGCCAATGATTATGTTCGCACCTTCTTCCGCGGCGTGGACGTCAGCCATGTCTTCAGCGCCAAGGATATCGCCCGCCGCCGCCCGGTCACGCTGATTCGTAAAACGCCGGCAGTCGGACCGCGTTCCGCACTGAAAATTTTGCAGGACGAAGATCGCGATTACGGCTACGTGCTGGAGCGCGGACAAAAATTCATTGGTGTGGTCTCTATCGACTCGCTGAAACAGGCCCTGAAAGAACAGCAGCCGCTGGAACATGCGCTGTTATCCGATCCGGCCCCTGTGCCCGCAGATATGTCGCTCAATGAGCTGATTTCGCAGGTAGCGCAAGCCCCTTGTGCTGTCCCCGTCATCGGTGAAAACAACGAGTACATCGGCATCATTTCAAAGGGAATGCTGCTACAGGCACTGGATAAGGAAGGAGCAACCAATGAGTAA
- a CDS encoding MFS transporter → MKNNYIPTSVGLYINYLVHGMGVILISLNMPHLQQQWQTDAAGVSIVISSLGIGRLSILLVAGMLSDRFGRKPFIYLGMVCYLGFFLGILSTQSIVVAYCFGFLAGMANSFLDSGTYPTLMEAFPKTPSTANILIKAFVSGGQFTLPLIISVLVWFDLWFGWSFLIAAGMMFLNAIYLFKCPFPPHHSLAKAEENPNTVEPAISKDCTCSMLDLASFTVYGYISMATFYLISQWLSQYGQFVAGMPYTMAIKLLSIYTAGSLVCVFISAGLVKKTVSSTTLLMLYTFISFIALLTVCLHPTVATVIVFAFVIGFSAAGGVMQLGLTLMAIRFPHAKGKATGIFYSAGSLATFTIPLITAKLSQISIASIMWFDVGLSAAGFLIALFIGYRSMKERRCTMKINQVQV, encoded by the coding sequence ATGAAAAACAATTACATACCGACATCTGTCGGGCTATATATCAACTATTTGGTTCACGGTATGGGCGTCATATTGATCAGTTTGAATATGCCCCATCTACAGCAGCAGTGGCAAACCGACGCCGCCGGCGTATCGATCGTTATTTCTTCTCTGGGGATTGGCAGACTGAGCATACTGCTGGTGGCGGGTATGCTTTCCGATCGCTTTGGCCGGAAGCCTTTCATTTATCTGGGAATGGTCTGCTACCTGGGATTTTTTCTGGGGATCCTCAGTACGCAGAGTATCGTCGTCGCCTACTGCTTCGGGTTTCTGGCGGGGATGGCGAACAGTTTTCTTGATTCCGGTACCTATCCGACATTAATGGAAGCGTTTCCCAAGACTCCCAGTACGGCGAATATTCTCATTAAAGCGTTTGTTTCCGGCGGTCAGTTCACCTTGCCGTTGATCATCAGCGTATTGGTCTGGTTCGATCTCTGGTTCGGCTGGTCGTTTCTGATTGCCGCCGGGATGATGTTTCTGAACGCGATCTATCTGTTCAAATGTCCGTTCCCGCCCCATCATTCTCTCGCCAAAGCAGAGGAAAACCCAAATACGGTTGAACCGGCGATATCTAAAGATTGCACCTGTTCCATGTTGGATCTCGCCAGTTTTACCGTTTATGGCTACATTTCCATGGCTACGTTCTATTTGATCAGCCAATGGCTGTCGCAATACGGACAGTTTGTGGCGGGAATGCCCTATACGATGGCCATCAAGCTGCTGAGTATCTATACCGCAGGTTCCCTGGTGTGCGTTTTTATTAGCGCCGGTCTGGTGAAGAAAACGGTCAGTTCGACCACGCTGCTGATGCTCTATACGTTTATATCGTTCATCGCGTTGCTGACCGTGTGTCTGCACCCCACCGTTGCGACGGTGATCGTCTTCGCCTTTGTGATTGGTTTTTCCGCCGCGGGGGGCGTCATGCAACTGGGATTGACGCTGATGGCAATTCGGTTTCCCCACGCTAAAGGGAAGGCTACCGGCATTTTTTACAGCGCGGGCAGTTTGGCCACCTTCACGATCCCTTTGATTACCGCCAAACTTTCGCAAATCAGTATCGCCAGCATTATGTGGTTTGATGTGGGCCTGTCGGCCGCCGGTTTCCTGATTGCTCTGTTTATCGGTTATCGCAGCATGAAAGAGCGTCGTTGTACGATGAAAATCAATCAGGTTCAGGTTTAA
- a CDS encoding LysR family transcriptional regulator, which yields MNLKQLHYFKRLAEKQHYTEAASSLFIAQPSLSHAISELEKELGVMLFEKCGRNVRITQGGKIFLPYVENALLELENGRLALRQMSGYHDDIIGLAFIYTMGETVVPQLIDRFTHIPGNKNKRFCFYQGTTASIIQDLKADKFDLAICSLLPEEPEVEFIPLISQELVLVTSQNHPLAQRNQHEIALEDTTPYPFIFFSQNSGLRQFIDKMFMQKKLIPEIACYVEEDTAMVGLVSIDYGIAIMPRISTLSHSNVHVMRIKDPGPTRYIYLATRKDKVLSPATQSFKKFIFSSCQTMPFK from the coding sequence ATGAATTTAAAACAATTACACTATTTTAAACGTCTGGCTGAAAAGCAGCATTACACGGAAGCGGCATCGAGTCTGTTTATTGCCCAGCCTTCTTTAAGCCATGCGATATCCGAGCTTGAAAAAGAGCTGGGAGTGATGTTATTCGAAAAATGCGGCAGGAATGTACGGATAACGCAAGGCGGAAAAATATTTTTACCCTATGTGGAAAATGCGTTGCTTGAGTTGGAAAACGGTCGTCTTGCACTACGCCAAATGAGCGGCTATCACGACGACATTATCGGTCTGGCGTTCATTTACACCATGGGTGAGACGGTGGTTCCACAACTGATCGATCGTTTTACCCATATTCCCGGCAATAAAAATAAGCGCTTTTGTTTTTATCAGGGCACGACCGCGTCAATCATACAAGACCTTAAGGCGGACAAGTTCGATCTGGCTATCTGTTCCCTGCTTCCAGAAGAGCCGGAAGTCGAGTTTATCCCGTTAATCAGTCAGGAACTGGTGCTGGTCACGTCTCAAAATCACCCCCTGGCGCAGCGCAACCAACATGAAATCGCCCTGGAAGATACCACGCCTTATCCGTTCATCTTTTTTTCACAAAATAGCGGTTTACGTCAGTTCATCGACAAAATGTTCATGCAAAAAAAATTGATCCCTGAAATCGCCTGTTATGTCGAGGAAGATACGGCGATGGTCGGGCTGGTGAGCATTGATTACGGTATTGCGATTATGCCGCGGATCAGTACGCTTTCGCATTCCAATGTTCACGTCATGCGCATTAAGGATCCTGGGCCGACACGCTATATCTATCTGGCGACCCGTAAAGACAAAGTGTTGTCGCCGGCAACCCAGTCGTTTAAAAAATTCATCTTCAGTTCCTGTCAAACGATGCCGTTCAAGTAG
- the proX gene encoding glycine betaine/L-proline ABC transporter substrate-binding protein ProX, whose product MSKTKIWAAALTTALLSSSIYAADLPGKGVTVIPVQSTLSEETFQTLLVNKALEKLGYDVQTIREVDYNVAFTTVANGDATFLAVSWDPLHANQYQAAGGDNKFYREGTYVTGAAQGYLIDKKTADQYKITNVEQLKDPKIAKLFDTNGDGKADLTGCNPGWGCEAMINHHLQAYDLTKTVDHNQGNYAAMIADTITRYKEGKPILYYTWTPYWVSDVLVPGRDVVWLQVPFSSQPGVMQGVSTKLPNGADYGFPVNSIKIAANKEWAEKNPAAAKLLSIMKLSINDINAQNQSMHNGQSSQQDIERHANGWIKAHQQLFDGWVKTAAEAAK is encoded by the coding sequence ATGAGCAAGACAAAAATCTGGGCCGCAGCCCTGACGACTGCACTGCTGAGTTCATCCATCTATGCAGCCGATTTACCGGGCAAAGGCGTCACAGTTATTCCGGTGCAAAGCACCTTGTCTGAAGAGACCTTCCAGACCCTGCTGGTCAATAAGGCGCTGGAAAAACTGGGCTATGACGTGCAGACAATTCGTGAAGTGGATTACAACGTCGCCTTTACCACCGTGGCCAACGGGGATGCCACGTTCCTTGCCGTGAGCTGGGATCCGTTGCACGCCAATCAATATCAGGCCGCCGGCGGCGACAATAAATTCTATCGTGAAGGCACCTATGTTACGGGCGCCGCTCAAGGTTATCTGATCGATAAAAAAACCGCCGACCAATATAAAATCACCAATGTTGAGCAGTTAAAAGATCCTAAAATCGCCAAACTGTTTGATACCAACGGCGACGGCAAAGCCGATCTGACCGGCTGTAACCCTGGCTGGGGCTGTGAGGCGATGATTAATCACCATTTGCAGGCTTATGACTTAACCAAAACGGTTGATCATAATCAGGGCAACTATGCGGCCATGATTGCGGATACCATCACCCGTTATAAAGAAGGCAAACCTATCCTTTATTATACCTGGACGCCTTATTGGGTAAGCGACGTTCTGGTGCCGGGACGCGACGTTGTATGGTTGCAGGTGCCTTTCTCTTCTCAGCCTGGGGTTATGCAGGGCGTCAGCACCAAGCTGCCTAACGGCGCCGACTACGGCTTCCCGGTCAATAGCATAAAAATCGCCGCCAATAAGGAATGGGCGGAAAAAAATCCGGCGGCAGCGAAGCTGCTTTCCATCATGAAACTGTCGATTAACGACATCAATGCGCAAAACCAGAGCATGCATAATGGTCAGAGCTCGCAGCAGGATATCGAACGCCATGCCAACGGCTGGATCAAGGCGCACCAGCAGCTGTTCGACGGCTGGGTCAAAACTGCGGCTGAAGCGGCTAAATAA
- the aroL gene encoding shikimate kinase AroL, whose amino-acid sequence MFNIIILVGPRASGKTTVGKILAAHLKLNFIDTDEVVQKKTSKTIAQIVDEQGWDNFRRIESQILKEVTLAGCIIATGGGMVMAKENRNHMKNKGIVFYLSTSAETVVQRLKSDPAVSQRPSLTGLSITEEIAGIIKTRDPLYQETAHFIIDANNGKDQVAQEINTIYHTLLKDAANDATAIPPLTE is encoded by the coding sequence ATGTTCAATATCATCATACTTGTCGGCCCGCGCGCGTCAGGTAAAACCACGGTAGGAAAGATTTTAGCAGCCCATCTGAAGCTGAATTTCATTGATACGGATGAGGTCGTTCAGAAAAAAACCAGCAAGACTATCGCGCAGATCGTCGATGAGCAGGGGTGGGATAACTTTCGGAGGATTGAAAGTCAGATATTGAAAGAGGTGACGCTCGCGGGTTGCATTATTGCCACGGGGGGCGGGATGGTGATGGCGAAAGAAAACCGCAATCACATGAAAAATAAAGGAATTGTGTTTTATCTTTCGACCTCTGCCGAGACGGTGGTTCAGCGGCTAAAGTCGGACCCGGCCGTGAGCCAACGTCCTTCGCTGACCGGGTTGTCGATTACCGAGGAGATTGCCGGCATTATCAAAACACGCGATCCGCTCTATCAGGAAACCGCTCACTTTATAATTGATGCTAATAACGGGAAAGATCAGGTCGCTCAAGAGATTAATACTATTTATCATACCTTGCTAAAAGATGCCGCTAACGATGCCACGGCGATACCGCCGTTAACGGAATAA